The DNA window ATGTAGGCGCCCATGCCAAGATCGATGTTAAACAGCTGTGCAAAGAAGATAGCGACCAAACCGTAGTAAATCGCATTACCAGACATGTTGATGGTTGCACCCAGCGGCAAAACGAATGAGGCGGTTGAGTTACGCACGCCAAGTTCTTTTTCTACTGTGTCCATGGTGACAGGCAGTGTTGCCATGGAAGATGCTGTAGACAGTGCCACGGCTTGCGGCTTTTTCATCGCTAGAATGAACTTCTTCGCCGAGGTTTTAGTAAACAGTTGGATCATCAGCGGGTAAGCGACGAAGCCGAAGATCAGGATAGCAGCAACGTACACCACGAACAGTTTGAACACCACCATGAGCGCGCCAAAACCGAATGTGCCGACCGCTTCCGCCATCAGGCCAAACACGCCGATAGGAGCAATGATCATCACTTTGTTGATCATCCACACCATAGCGTCAACGATGCAGTTTACGCCGTTGATGATAGGTTCACGTTTTGCTTGAGGCTGCTTAGCGATTGCAATGCCAAAGAACATGCAAAAGACAAGGATCTGTAGAATGTTAGCTTCGTTCAGTGATTGGAAAACGTTGGTTGGGATCATACCTGTAACGGTTGCCCAGAAAGTAGGGAGTTCACCTTTAGAAGCGTATTCGGCCGAGAACATGCTCTCGATGCCTGAAACGTCGATACCCGCGCCCGGTTGGAAAACTTCTCCCATCACTAACGCCAGCGCAACGGCAAGTGCAGAGGTGATACCAAAGTAGCTTAAGGTCACCAAGCCCACTTTTCCTGCTGATTGGCTGTTCCCAAGACCAGCCGCGCCAGAAATCAGAGCAACCGCCACCAGAGGGATAACCAGCATCTTGATCAAGTTGATGAAAATAGCACCCAATGGAGCAAAAGCTGACGCGCTGTCACCCATGAAGGCACCAACGGCAGTACCTGCAATCATGGCGATGACAACTTGTACGCCAATGTTGTTTAGCAAACTCTTTTCTTTTAACACTTCCATAACCTCTGTGCTAACAAAATTTAAAATTCCAGTGTTACCCTCTGAACAAAAAGTGTTCTTTGGATAAATATATCGAGAAGCTTTTTACACGTTAATTTCACATTTATCAAGATGAGTCATTTTTAAATGTTGTGTTTAACGACAACTTTATTGATTAGTGACAATTTTTTGACCAATAGCAAACGTTTGCTATTGAGCATTTCTATAAAATGGCGGGCTTTTATTGAGGATTTACTATTTATTGCTGAGTGGGAGTGGCGGTGGGAAATGTTAAGAGAAAGATCGATTTCTTACTGAAAATAAGAAATCGATCCCATAGAAGTTGACGTGTCTAACACGTCATTTTTGCGTTGCAGATTTCATTATTGAAACAAAATCGCTGAGTTTATTTAACATCTTGTCGGGGGTTGATACGTTAGCTTCAATGATTTTGACCACAGCGGAGCCGGAAATTGCCCCCGCGGCGCCAGCATCAATCGCTTGTTTGACTTGCGCGGGTTCAGAGATGCCGAATCCGAGTAGGGCTGGCGGCGCGTTGAACTGGGCCAGTTTCGCCAGCATGTCACCGACAGGCATATTTGCTTTGGTTTCTGCCCCGGTAACACCTGCACGTGAGAGCAAGTAGGTATAGCCGCCGCCCAATTTTGCTACCTCTTGGAGCGTCTCATCACTGGCCGTGGGCGGTGCGATGAAAATCGGATGCACGCCAAATTTTTTCGCGGCGGCAACGAACTCGGCGCTTTCGTTGGTGGGCACATCGGCAATCAATACAGAATCAATGCCTGCCTTAGCGCAGCGTTGATAGAAATCTTCAATCCCTCGCGAGTACACCAGATTGGCGTACATCAGTAGGCCAATCGGCAACTGTGGATACTGGGCGCGGATTTGGGCAATCTGTTCGAAGCAGATGTCCGGTGTCGCGCCTGAGTCCAATGCACGGATATTCGCCCCTTGGATGGTTGGGCCGTCGGCCAATGGATCGGAGAAGGGAATGCCCAGCTCCAAAGCGTCTGCACCTGCTTCGACTAAGGTTTGCATGATGCGCAGTGACTGCTCAGGATTGGGATCGCAAACCGTTACGAACGGAACAAATGCGCCTTGTTGTTTCTCTGCCAGACGCTCGAACATGGCTTGATAACGGTCCATCAGATCGCTCCTTTTTCTTCTAAAATTGCGTGTACAGTAAAGATGTCTTTATCGCCGCGACCCGACAGGTTCACTACCAGCAGTTGCTCTTTGTCAGGATTGTTGCGCGCCATTTTCAGGGCATGAGCGAGTGCGTGAGAAGACTCAAGGGCGGGAATGATCCCTTCGCTGCGAGCCAGCTCTTGGAACGCATCGAGTGCTTCATCGTCGGTAATGCTGTCGTACTCTGCGCGGCCAATGGCGTTGAGATGCGCATGCTGAGGGCCAACCGACGGGAAATCGAGGCCAGCAGAGACAGAGTAAGACTCCTCCACTTGGCCGTTTTCGTCTTGCATGAGTGGTGCTTTCATGCCAAAGAAGATGCCGGTTTTGCCGTGTTTAAGCGGCGCGCCGTGTTGGTCGGTATCGATGCCTTTGCCCGCCGGCTCAACACCAATCAAGCGAACGGACTCTTCTTCGATAAAATCAGCAAACATACCGATGGCGTTGGAGCCGCCGCCCACACAGGCAATCACCGCGTCAGGCAGGCGACCTTCTCGCGCGAGGATCTGGTTTTTGGTCTCTTCGCCAATCATACGCTGAAACTCACGCACTATGGTTGGAAATGGGTGAGGACCCGCCGCTGTGCCGAGAAGGTAATGCGCTGTTTCATAACTGCCGGACCAGTCGCGTAGCGCTTCGTTGCAGGCGTCTTTTAACGTGGCAGAGCCAGAGTGCACCGGAATCACTTCGGCGCCCATCAGTTTCATTCGAAACACGTTCGGGCTTTGGCGCTCCACATCTTTTGCACCCATGTAAACGCGGCATTTCAGGCCGAGCAGTGCACAGGCTAAGGCCGTTGCCACACCGTGTTGGCCTGCGCCAGTTTCTGCGATGATTTCGTGTTTGCCCATGCGTTTGGCAAGCAGCGCTTGGCCGAGCACTTGGTTGGTTTTGTGCGCGCCGCCATGTAGCAGATCTTCGCGCTTTAGATAGAGTTTGGTCTTGGTGCCTTTGGTAAGGTTACGCGTTAAGGTAAGCGCGGTCGGGCGGCCCGCATACTCTTGCAGCAAGCCCATAAATTCACTGCGAAACGCGTCATCTTCTTGCGCATCAATGAAAGCCTGTTCAAGCTGCTCCAAAGCTGGGACCAGAATTTGCGGAACGTACTGACCGCCGTATTCGCCAAAGTAGGCATTCAGTTTTGCCATGGTGTTCATCCTTCTCGTCAATTTTTAGTAGTTGCGGATCGCAGCAAACGCTTGTTGCAACTTCTGTGTATCTTTTTTACCCGGTGCGCTTTCGACCCCGGAGTTGAAATCCAATCCTAGACAGCCGAGTGAAGCCGCTTGCTTTGCATTGTCTGCGTTCAAGCCACCCGCGAGCATCACCTTGCTCGGGTCGCCGATTAAGCTCCAGTCGAAGGCTTTGCCTGTGCCACCGCTTTGGTTGCCGACTTGGGCATCGAGAAGATGTCTGTCGACATGTTGGGTGAGGCGCTGCGTAGCGTGATCGGTCACGCCGTAGGCTTTCCAAATCGCGATATGCTCGGCGAGTAGGCTACGCAACTGCGTCACATAGTGTTGATCTTCTTCGCCATGCAGCTGCACTGCGGCAATACCGAGTGAATTGGCGGTTTGCGCCACAAATTCAAGCGATTGATTTTGAAAAACGCCGACGTAGTGCAGCGGCGCGCCACTCATAACCAAGCGTGCGCTGTCGGTATCCACCACGCGTTTTGACTGCTCAGCGAAAATCAGCCCGCCAAACACGGCCCCCGCATGGTACGCTTTGGCTGCGTCATCGGGTTGAGTCAGGCCACACACTTTATTCTCACCTAGCATTACTTTGCGCACCGCCAGTTCAAGATTTTCCTCGGCCATTAGCGAGCTGCCAATTAAGAAACCATTGGCAAACTGAGCCAGGTCACGCACTTGCTGGTGGGTGTAGATCCCCGATTCAGAGATGACAACCGCATTTGGTGCCAGTTTGCGCAGGGTAGGTGCGAGTAATTTGGTGCGATTCAGATCGGTGGTCAAATCACGCAGGTTTCGGTTGTTGATGCCAATGACTCTTGCCCCTAAGTTGACCGCGCGGGCTAACTCTTCCTCATTGCTGATTTCGGTCAGCACGCCCATATTGAGCCGGTGGGCAACGTTTGCCAGCGTTTGGTACTGCTCATCGTCCAAAACGGACAACATCAGCAAAATGGCATCCGCTTGGTAGTGTCGTGCCAGCATGACCTGATACGGATCGACCATAAAATCTTTACACAGTACGGGCTGTTTCACTTGCTTGCGTACTTGCGGCAGGAAGTCAAAACTCCCTTGGAAATATTTCTCATCGGTCAGGACGGAAATGGCGTCTGCATGTCGGTTATACACCGAGGCGATGTAATCCAAATCAAACTCTTGACGAATAAGTCCTTTCGATGGAGATGCTTTTTTACACTCAGTGATGAACACCGTTTTGCCGGTGGACAGTGCTTGATAAAAGCTGCGATCGGAAGGGATGAGATCCGCTTCGAAGGTATTTAAAGGTTGCTGCTGTTTACGTAAAGCAACCCATTGATATTTATCGCGTACAATCTTTGCCAGCACTTCGGCCATTTGCGCTTCTTGCACCGATACGTGCTCGGACAGTTTTTCGCTCATCTCTTTTTCCTTTCAGACGTGTGCCGCGAGTTGTTCAACCAGTTGGTAGGCTTTACCTGAGTTCATCACTTCAATCGCTTGCTGGGTGTTAGCTTTGAGATCTTCATGACCAAACAGGCGCATCAGCAGTGCGACGTTAACCGCGACGGCACCAAGTTGCGCTTCGCTCCCTTTGCCTGTCAAGAGGTGCGTGATGATGGCGCGGTTTTCTTGCGGATCGCCGCCCTTAATCGCGTCAAGCGGGTGCTTTTGCAGGCCAAAATCGGCGGGCGTGAGAGTGTACTCATGGATTTTGCCATCTTTGATTTCCGCAACCGTGGTTTCGCCGTGGATTGCCACTTCATCTAACCCGCTACCATGTACCACCGCCGCGCGCTTCATGCCCATTTTCAACATGGTTTGTGCAATCGGCTTGACCAGCTCTTGGCTGTAGACGCCCATCAGTTCGATATTGGGCCGCGCCGGATTAATCAGTGGGCCGAGGATATTGAAAATCGTCCGGGTTTTCATGGTTTGGCGCACAGGCATCGCATGGCGGACACCGCTGTGATACTGCGGCGCGAACAAAAAGGCGACGCCAATCTCATCCATCGCTCGGCGAGTATCTTCGGCGCTCATCGCCAAATTGATGCCAAACGAGTCAAGCAGATCGGAAGATCCCGATTTGCTCGACACACTGCGGTTGCCGTGTTTGGCAATTTTCAGCCCGCACGCCGCAGCCACAAACGCCGCTGTGGTGGAGATGTTGATGGTGTTGTGCCCATCGCCACCAGTGCCGACGATATCAGCAAAGTCGTAATCTGGACGAGGGAAAGGGTTAGCGTTGGCCAATAAGGCTTTGGCGGCGCCAGCGATCTCATCTGGCGTTTCGCCTTTGATTTTCAATGCGGTGAGCGCTGATGCCATCAAAATCGGGTCCAACTCACCGCGAATAATGGTGTCGAACAGCTGCTGGCTCTCTTGCTCACTTAGCGACTGCTGCTCATAAAGTTTGTTGATGATAGTTTGCATAATGGTCTCTCCCTGTCCTTACGCTAGCGCCCAGTCAATAGCATTGGCGAGCAGTGTCGCGCCGTACGTGGTCATGATCGATTCTGGGTGAAATTGAAAGCCGCACACCTTGTCTTGCTCATTCACTACCGACATGACCAAGCCGTCCACTTCCGCGGTGACGGTCAAGCTCTCGGGCACTTTTGTCGCGACTAAAGAGTGGTAGCGAGCAATCGCGAGAGGCGAAGGCAAAGTAGAATAAATCGCGTGACCTTGGTGCGCCATCATCGACACTTTGCCGTGAATGATCTCGCCCGCACCAGCAACGATACCGCCATACGCCTCGACGATGGCCTGATGACCAAGGCAGATGCCAATGACTGGCACTTTGCCTTTCACGCGTTGAATCAGCTCCGGCATCGAGCCCGCTTCTGACGGAGCACCCGGACCCGGTGAGAGAAGCACCACAGGTTGTTCGAGCTTGGCAATGGCTTGCTCAATCACCTTCGCAGCAATGTGGTTACGGTAAATGGTTACTTTGTGGCCAAGTGAACGGAACTGATCCACTAGGTTGTAGGTGAACGAATCGAAGTTGTCGATAAATACGATGTCAGCCATGTCCGTTACTCCTTATGTGCTTTCTGG is part of the Vibrio cidicii genome and encodes:
- a CDS encoding dicarboxylate/amino acid:cation symporter, translating into MEVLKEKSLLNNIGVQVVIAMIAGTAVGAFMGDSASAFAPLGAIFINLIKMLVIPLVAVALISGAAGLGNSQSAGKVGLVTLSYFGITSALAVALALVMGEVFQPGAGIDVSGIESMFSAEYASKGELPTFWATVTGMIPTNVFQSLNEANILQILVFCMFFGIAIAKQPQAKREPIINGVNCIVDAMVWMINKVMIIAPIGVFGLMAEAVGTFGFGALMVVFKLFVVYVAAILIFGFVAYPLMIQLFTKTSAKKFILAMKKPQAVALSTASSMATLPVTMDTVEKELGVRNSTASFVLPLGATINMSGNAIYYGLVAIFFAQLFNIDLGMGAYIAIIITATLGAVGQAGVPGPSFLVVAVLLAAGIPIEGLPLLFALDRIFDMIRTALNITGDAACAVIVDALIEEEASEAEMQKQEA
- the trpA gene encoding tryptophan synthase subunit alpha; the encoded protein is MDRYQAMFERLAEKQQGAFVPFVTVCDPNPEQSLRIMQTLVEAGADALELGIPFSDPLADGPTIQGANIRALDSGATPDICFEQIAQIRAQYPQLPIGLLMYANLVYSRGIEDFYQRCAKAGIDSVLIADVPTNESAEFVAAAKKFGVHPIFIAPPTASDETLQEVAKLGGGYTYLLSRAGVTGAETKANMPVGDMLAKLAQFNAPPALLGFGISEPAQVKQAIDAGAAGAISGSAVVKIIEANVSTPDKMLNKLSDFVSIMKSATQK
- the trpB gene encoding tryptophan synthase subunit beta, which codes for MAKLNAYFGEYGGQYVPQILVPALEQLEQAFIDAQEDDAFRSEFMGLLQEYAGRPTALTLTRNLTKGTKTKLYLKREDLLHGGAHKTNQVLGQALLAKRMGKHEIIAETGAGQHGVATALACALLGLKCRVYMGAKDVERQSPNVFRMKLMGAEVIPVHSGSATLKDACNEALRDWSGSYETAHYLLGTAAGPHPFPTIVREFQRMIGEETKNQILAREGRLPDAVIACVGGGSNAIGMFADFIEEESVRLIGVEPAGKGIDTDQHGAPLKHGKTGIFFGMKAPLMQDENGQVEESYSVSAGLDFPSVGPQHAHLNAIGRAEYDSITDDEALDAFQELARSEGIIPALESSHALAHALKMARNNPDKEQLLVVNLSGRGDKDIFTVHAILEEKGAI
- the trpCF gene encoding bifunctional indole-3-glycerol-phosphate synthase TrpC/phosphoribosylanthranilate isomerase TrpF, with product MSEKLSEHVSVQEAQMAEVLAKIVRDKYQWVALRKQQQPLNTFEADLIPSDRSFYQALSTGKTVFITECKKASPSKGLIRQEFDLDYIASVYNRHADAISVLTDEKYFQGSFDFLPQVRKQVKQPVLCKDFMVDPYQVMLARHYQADAILLMLSVLDDEQYQTLANVAHRLNMGVLTEISNEEELARAVNLGARVIGINNRNLRDLTTDLNRTKLLAPTLRKLAPNAVVISESGIYTHQQVRDLAQFANGFLIGSSLMAEENLELAVRKVMLGENKVCGLTQPDDAAKAYHAGAVFGGLIFAEQSKRVVDTDSARLVMSGAPLHYVGVFQNQSLEFVAQTANSLGIAAVQLHGEEDQHYVTQLRSLLAEHIAIWKAYGVTDHATQRLTQHVDRHLLDAQVGNQSGGTGKAFDWSLIGDPSKVMLAGGLNADNAKQAASLGCLGLDFNSGVESAPGKKDTQKLQQAFAAIRNY
- the trpD gene encoding anthranilate phosphoribosyltransferase, encoding MQTIINKLYEQQSLSEQESQQLFDTIIRGELDPILMASALTALKIKGETPDEIAGAAKALLANANPFPRPDYDFADIVGTGGDGHNTINISTTAAFVAAACGLKIAKHGNRSVSSKSGSSDLLDSFGINLAMSAEDTRRAMDEIGVAFLFAPQYHSGVRHAMPVRQTMKTRTIFNILGPLINPARPNIELMGVYSQELVKPIAQTMLKMGMKRAAVVHGSGLDEVAIHGETTVAEIKDGKIHEYTLTPADFGLQKHPLDAIKGGDPQENRAIITHLLTGKGSEAQLGAVAVNVALLMRLFGHEDLKANTQQAIEVMNSGKAYQLVEQLAAHV
- a CDS encoding aminodeoxychorismate/anthranilate synthase component II, translated to MADIVFIDNFDSFTYNLVDQFRSLGHKVTIYRNHIAAKVIEQAIAKLEQPVVLLSPGPGAPSEAGSMPELIQRVKGKVPVIGICLGHQAIVEAYGGIVAGAGEIIHGKVSMMAHQGHAIYSTLPSPLAIARYHSLVATKVPESLTVTAEVDGLVMSVVNEQDKVCGFQFHPESIMTTYGATLLANAIDWALA